In one Candidatus Marinarcus aquaticus genomic region, the following are encoded:
- the recA gene encoding recombinase RecA: MDDNQKKSLELAIKQIDKAFGKGTLIRLGDKEVVPVESISTGSLGLDVALGVGGLPKGRVIEIYGPESSGKTTLTLHAIAECQKAGGVCAFIDAEHALDTIYARNLGVDIDNLLVSQPDYGEQALEILETVIRSGAVDLIVVDSVAALTPKVEIDGDMDDQQVGVQARLMSKALRKITGLLNKMQCTVIFINQIRMKIGMTGYGSPETTTGGNALKFYSSVRLDIRRIATLKQGENSIGNRTKVKVVKNKVAPPFKQAEFDIMFGEGISKTGEIIDYGVKLDIIDKAGAWFSYNDQKVGQGRENSKVFLKDNPEIALEIENKILEALGMNDAIIQGEPETEEE, encoded by the coding sequence ATGGATGATAATCAAAAAAAATCTTTAGAATTAGCAATCAAACAAATCGACAAGGCGTTCGGTAAAGGAACCTTAATCCGACTGGGAGACAAAGAGGTTGTTCCAGTTGAGTCAATCAGCACAGGCTCATTGGGACTAGATGTTGCTCTTGGTGTGGGTGGACTTCCAAAAGGAAGAGTTATTGAAATTTATGGACCTGAGAGTTCAGGGAAAACCACACTGACACTGCATGCCATTGCTGAGTGCCAAAAAGCAGGTGGCGTATGTGCGTTTATTGATGCGGAGCACGCATTGGATACCATTTATGCACGAAACCTAGGGGTTGATATTGATAACTTACTTGTTTCACAACCTGATTATGGTGAGCAAGCACTTGAAATTTTAGAGACCGTTATTCGAAGTGGTGCGGTGGATTTAATCGTAGTGGACTCAGTAGCAGCCTTAACGCCAAAAGTAGAGATTGATGGAGACATGGATGACCAACAAGTGGGTGTTCAAGCACGACTTATGTCAAAAGCTTTACGAAAAATCACCGGTCTTTTAAACAAAATGCAATGTACGGTTATCTTTATTAACCAAATTCGTATGAAAATTGGTATGACAGGATATGGAAGTCCAGAAACCACAACCGGTGGAAATGCATTGAAATTCTACTCATCTGTACGACTGGATATCAGAAGAATAGCCACACTCAAACAGGGTGAGAACTCTATTGGGAACCGAACAAAAGTAAAAGTGGTTAAAAACAAAGTAGCTCCACCATTTAAACAAGCGGAGTTTGACATTATGTTTGGAGAGGGTATCTCTAAAACTGGTGAAATCATCGATTATGGTGTTAAACTGGATATCATTGATAAAGCCGGAGCATGGTTTAGTTATAACGACCAAAAAGTAGGTCAAGGTCGAGAAAACTCTAAAGTATTCTTAAAAGACAACCCCGAAATTGCTTTAGAGATTGAAAATAAAATCTTAGAAGCGTTGGGTATGAATGATGCCATTATTCAAGGTGAACCTGAAACAGAAGAGGAATAA
- the eno gene encoding phosphopyruvate hydratase: protein MVFIDNIYADEVLDSRGNPTVRATVVLSDGTKQSAIVPSGASTGKREALELRDGDDRFLGKGVLQAVENVNTKIADELLGLSPYNQAEIDATMKDIDGTNNYSNLGANAVLGVSMATARAAAASLNIPLYRYLGGANAMTMPVPMFNIINGGEHANNSVDFQEYMIMPVGFEDFNEGLRAVSEIYQHLKKVIDGMGESTAVGDEGGFAPNLKSNEEPIQVIITAIETAGYKVGEQIAIALDVAASELINEAGKYVLKSENRELTSAQMVEYYVDLCSKYPIVSIEDGLSEDDWDGWKILTEKLGKNVQLVGDDLFVTNANILAEGIAKGIGNAILIKPNQIGSVSETMQTIRLAQRNNYNCVMSHRSGESEDAFIADFAVALNCGQIKTGSTARSDRIAKYNRLLEIGAEIGYAEYLGKQPFNK from the coding sequence GTGGTATTTATTGACAATATTTACGCAGATGAAGTATTAGACTCTCGAGGTAACCCAACCGTTAGAGCAACCGTAGTATTAAGCGATGGAACAAAACAAAGCGCGATTGTTCCAAGTGGAGCAAGTACAGGTAAACGAGAAGCTTTGGAGTTACGAGACGGTGATGACCGATTTTTAGGAAAAGGTGTTTTGCAAGCCGTTGAGAATGTAAATACAAAAATCGCTGATGAACTGTTGGGACTAAGCCCATACAATCAAGCTGAAATCGATGCAACCATGAAAGACATCGATGGAACAAACAACTACTCAAACCTTGGAGCAAATGCTGTTTTAGGTGTATCTATGGCAACTGCACGTGCGGCTGCAGCATCACTGAACATTCCATTATACCGATACTTAGGTGGAGCAAATGCAATGACTATGCCTGTTCCAATGTTTAACATCATCAATGGTGGTGAGCATGCAAACAACTCAGTGGATTTCCAAGAATATATGATCATGCCAGTTGGATTTGAAGATTTCAATGAAGGTTTACGAGCCGTTTCTGAAATCTACCAACACTTAAAAAAAGTGATTGATGGTATGGGTGAAAGTACAGCCGTTGGTGATGAGGGAGGATTTGCTCCAAACTTAAAATCAAACGAAGAGCCAATTCAAGTTATCATTACTGCAATTGAAACAGCAGGATACAAAGTGGGTGAACAAATTGCCATTGCTTTAGACGTTGCTGCAAGTGAGTTAATCAACGAAGCTGGAAAATACGTTCTTAAAAGTGAAAACAGAGAGTTAACAAGTGCCCAAATGGTTGAGTATTATGTTGATTTATGTTCTAAATACCCAATCGTTTCAATCGAAGATGGATTAAGCGAAGATGACTGGGACGGATGGAAAATCTTAACAGAAAAACTGGGTAAAAATGTTCAACTTGTTGGAGATGACCTGTTTGTAACAAACGCAAATATCTTAGCAGAAGGGATTGCTAAAGGGATTGGAAACGCCATTTTGATTAAGCCTAACCAAATTGGATCCGTAAGTGAAACAATGCAAACGATTCGATTGGCACAAAGAAATAACTACAACTGTGTGATGAGTCACCGAAGTGGTGAGAGTGAAGATGCTTTTATTGCAGACTTTGCTGTGGCACTTAACTGCGGGCAAATCAAAACAGGAAGTACTGCACGAAGTGATAGAATCGCTAAATACAACCGTCTTTTAGAGATTGGTGCAGAGATTGGTTATGCTGAATATTTAGGGAAACAACCGTTTAACAAATAA
- a CDS encoding septum formation initiator yields MHVANLLFGTNSYEVYDSLKNKKAYLKNEITRLQFENARLQKEYFELKNLEPEE; encoded by the coding sequence TTGCATGTCGCGAATTTACTCTTTGGAACGAATTCATACGAAGTTTATGATTCTTTAAAGAATAAAAAAGCATACTTAAAAAACGAAATTACTCGATTGCAGTTCGAAAATGCACGACTGCAAAAAGAGTATTTTGAACTCAAAAACTTGGAGCCTGAAGAATGA
- a CDS encoding AMIN domain-containing protein, whose product MKLFSLIVTLLIVGTNNLTARENPFEPTNMYQEEVARMMEIEEDYPAEFQKNDDPSQYEQMSEPKEEVAKKEEVKKEAPKPEVKKEVKKVDTDKVVYVPKRDKTFTKQALISLLPGVEVEFEGRTLQIKSKYEVFQKFDLNNENKIILDFRANTSFYTIRKDLNSQFFNKLIIGNHKEESFFRVVLEVPASPKDYRVTYDKDLVTVVFEESGLK is encoded by the coding sequence ATGAAACTTTTTTCTTTAATCGTAACACTACTTATTGTAGGTACAAATAATCTCACAGCACGAGAAAATCCTTTTGAACCAACGAACATGTATCAAGAAGAGGTTGCTCGAATGATGGAGATTGAAGAGGACTATCCTGCTGAATTTCAAAAGAATGACGATCCTTCTCAATATGAGCAGATGTCTGAACCTAAAGAAGAGGTTGCTAAAAAAGAGGAAGTAAAAAAAGAGGCTCCAAAACCTGAGGTTAAAAAAGAGGTTAAAAAAGTAGACACAGATAAAGTGGTGTATGTTCCTAAACGAGACAAAACCTTCACAAAACAAGCGTTGATCTCGCTTCTTCCTGGGGTAGAAGTGGAGTTTGAGGGACGAACACTTCAAATCAAATCTAAATATGAAGTGTTCCAAAAGTTTGATTTAAACAATGAAAATAAAATCATCTTAGATTTCAGAGCAAATACCTCTTTTTATACCATCCGAAAAGATTTAAACTCTCAATTTTTTAACAAACTAATCATTGGAAACCACAAAGAAGAGAGCTTCTTCAGAGTGGTACTTGAAGTGCCTGCAAGTCCAAAAGACTACAGAGTCACTTACGACAAAGACTTAGTTACGGTTGTTTTTGAAGAATCGGGGTTGAAGTAG
- a CDS encoding cation:proton antiporter, whose protein sequence is MGSEITLIISISLIIFASPLISQKLRVPTVCIEIVLGAICAYFLLIPKNHIFELVAELGFLYLMFLAGLEVDLKKLINISPTILRRSLAYVAIMYFLSLIGTLYFGLGKIFIVILPLISIGLLATLKKEYGDQEWVNLGITVGLIGEIISIIALTTVSAGLQFGFGWDFFKTLFLFTFFMLGLLIVYKVFHNLVWWYPEIKTVLMPKDDNQEQDIRLSMAIFFLMIAIMIFLKLEVAFGAFIAGSFIVTYFEHNKALPTKLEHFGFGWLVPLFFIYVGSSFDIDSIFHDGLLVKALLITLTMLLIRLIASTVFLSKVGKENMVMLALSHSMPLTLLIAVATLAYQNQSITQFYYYAFILASILEVLFSMVVIRLLQPRFFKNNRN, encoded by the coding sequence ATGGGAAGTGAAATCACACTTATTATCAGTATCTCGCTGATTATTTTTGCTTCTCCTTTAATTTCTCAAAAACTTCGTGTGCCAACGGTGTGTATAGAGATCGTATTGGGGGCAATTTGTGCCTATTTCCTTCTGATTCCAAAGAATCACATCTTTGAACTTGTTGCTGAACTGGGATTCTTATATTTGATGTTTCTTGCAGGCTTAGAGGTGGATTTAAAGAAGCTTATCAACATTTCACCGACCATACTTCGACGAAGTTTGGCCTATGTGGCAATCATGTATTTCTTATCTCTTATAGGGACACTCTATTTTGGTTTAGGAAAAATTTTTATTGTAATTTTACCGCTTATCTCCATTGGTCTTTTAGCAACACTCAAAAAAGAGTATGGAGACCAAGAGTGGGTTAACTTAGGTATCACCGTAGGGCTTATTGGTGAGATTATTTCGATTATTGCTTTAACCACCGTGAGTGCAGGTTTGCAGTTTGGTTTTGGATGGGATTTCTTTAAGACGCTGTTTTTATTCACCTTCTTTATGTTAGGACTTCTTATTGTCTATAAAGTGTTTCATAATCTTGTATGGTGGTATCCAGAGATTAAAACCGTGCTTATGCCAAAAGATGATAACCAAGAGCAAGATATCCGTCTTTCAATGGCGATCTTCTTTTTAATGATTGCTATTATGATTTTCTTGAAACTGGAAGTGGCTTTTGGGGCGTTTATTGCAGGAAGTTTTATTGTGACCTATTTTGAGCATAACAAAGCTTTACCCACAAAGTTAGAGCATTTTGGTTTTGGATGGTTGGTGCCACTGTTTTTTATTTATGTGGGGTCATCGTTTGATATTGACTCTATTTTTCATGATGGGTTGCTTGTTAAAGCATTATTGATAACATTGACCATGTTATTGATTCGATTGATTGCTTCAACGGTATTTTTAAGTAAAGTGGGAAAAGAGAATATGGTGATGTTGGCACTTTCTCACTCCATGCCACTCACACTTTTGATTGCGGTTGCAACCTTAGCGTATCAAAACCAATCAATCACGCAGTTTTATTACTACGCGTTTATCTTGGCTTCGATTCTAGAGGTGTTGTTCTCAATGGTCGTAATACGACTACTTCAACCCCGATTCTTCAAAAACAACCGTAACTAA
- a CDS encoding biotin synthase produces the protein MSENKKIYFCAICNIESGTCNEDCKFCTQSVRYKADIQRYKRKEIEQIVQEAKRAKKNKAVGFCLVTAGKGLDDKRLAFVCEAARAVKKENLGLKLIACNGTATLEQLKELKAAGVDNYNHNLETSRNFYKNICTTHEWDERYQTLLNAKEAGLKLVCGGIFGLGETQEDRVSMLEAIASLDPMTVPLNFFHPNEALPIVKNSVSKEEAFKLIELAKQMLPNAHKIMIAGGREVMFGEEQYDVFKHGANSIVIGDYLTTAGKTPEDEIQAVIDAGYEIASECDKK, from the coding sequence ATGAGCGAAAATAAGAAAATATATTTTTGTGCCATCTGTAATATTGAGAGCGGTACATGTAATGAAGATTGTAAGTTTTGTACACAAAGTGTACGATACAAAGCGGACATTCAACGATACAAACGAAAAGAGATTGAGCAAATTGTTCAAGAAGCGAAACGTGCTAAAAAGAATAAAGCCGTTGGTTTTTGTTTGGTCACAGCAGGTAAAGGCTTAGATGACAAACGATTGGCGTTTGTGTGTGAAGCGGCACGAGCAGTTAAAAAAGAGAACCTAGGTTTAAAACTGATTGCTTGTAATGGAACAGCAACTTTGGAGCAACTCAAGGAGCTTAAAGCTGCTGGCGTGGATAATTATAACCACAATTTAGAGACTTCACGCAACTTTTATAAAAACATTTGTACCACACATGAGTGGGATGAGCGATACCAAACATTATTAAACGCAAAAGAGGCTGGGTTGAAGCTTGTTTGTGGCGGTATCTTTGGTTTGGGTGAAACACAAGAAGACCGTGTTTCAATGCTTGAAGCCATTGCTTCACTTGACCCCATGACCGTACCTTTGAACTTTTTTCACCCCAATGAGGCACTGCCAATTGTAAAAAACTCTGTATCTAAAGAAGAGGCATTTAAGTTGATTGAATTGGCTAAGCAGATGCTTCCCAATGCACACAAAATTATGATTGCAGGTGGAAGAGAAGTGATGTTTGGGGAAGAGCAGTATGATGTCTTTAAGCATGGTGCTAACTCAATTGTCATTGGAGATTATCTCACAACAGCAGGTAAAACGCCTGAAGATGAAATTCAAGCTGTGATAGATGCAGGGTATGAGATTGCATCTGAGTGCGATAAAAAATAG
- a CDS encoding metallophosphoesterase family protein encodes MKIAVMSDSHLKSGLMREALQHLKAQGAQYLIHAGDLCTKENLEILKEANLPYVSVYGNNDASLIEYGHEFNIYKEPYLFKIKEVKFKLMHLPFYMAGDDPDVVIFGHTHIFEHDYKNETLFLNPGEICAREKPLSECVLLEINENEYIINYYYKDINTTHFEKKEILYERK; translated from the coding sequence ATGAAAATAGCCGTCATGTCAGATAGCCACTTAAAAAGTGGCTTGATGAGAGAAGCTTTACAGCACCTCAAAGCACAAGGCGCACAATACCTCATACATGCAGGTGATTTATGCACCAAAGAGAATTTAGAAATACTCAAAGAAGCGAACTTGCCCTATGTGAGTGTGTATGGTAACAATGATGCTTCTTTGATAGAGTATGGACATGAGTTTAATATTTATAAAGAGCCTTACTTATTTAAAATAAAGGAAGTCAAATTCAAGTTGATGCACTTGCCTTTTTACATGGCTGGAGATGACCCGGATGTGGTTATTTTTGGTCACACCCATATCTTTGAACACGACTATAAAAACGAGACGCTCTTTTTAAATCCAGGTGAGATTTGTGCACGAGAGAAACCGTTAAGTGAGTGTGTGTTGCTGGAAATTAATGAAAATGAGTATATAATTAATTACTATTATAAAGATATAAATACAACCCATTTTGAAAAAAAAGAGATTTTATATGAGCGAAAATAA
- the topA gene encoding type I DNA topoisomerase, producing MKNLVIVESPAKAKTISKFLGKDFVVMASMGHVRDLPKSKLGFDPADNFKPQYLISTDKRKVIADLKKQISKDTTIYLAADEDREGEAIAWHLIPALKIEKNPLKRIVFHEITKDAILDALKHPREVNQNLVDAQQARRILDRAVGYELSPLLWKKVRYGLSAGRVQSVAVRIIVDRENEIRAFVPEEFWKIKSDFKNPDFKAELAKVDGKTVKVSNEQEARAIEASVHQGSFVLDNIEEKESTRNPAAPFTTSTLQQEASRKLGYSVKQTMIIAQQLYEGNVGNIPNHTGGLITYMRTDSLNLSTVATSAAKEVIETQYGKEYSLSKPRVYKSKAKGAQEAHEAIRPVNMALKPSEIKAYVDNAQFRLYSLIWKRTIATQMATAKIANTTYKIVAGKDKELEFQAKGQRIVFAGFMKAYTEGSDNPESALDSSEKILPTIKQGTTLELENLECEQNFTKPPSRYTEASLVKKLESEGIGRPSTYAPTISTIQQREYVVKTEDKKLAPTPTGEIVNSFLMDHFPEIVDLGFTAKVEEEFDDIAEGKIAWEQVMQAFYGGFKKSIDEKEESIDRNDYAQIREIGIDPKSGKPVSARVGRFGPFVQIGTKDDEEKPKFVAIPDHLNMDTITLDEALYLFTLPRVVGQNEEGEDIVANIGRFGPYLQIKTKFYSLKTDDPYTIELPRALELIKELDEAKAKSTIKVFEKEKIQVLIGQYGPYIKQGRKNYKIPKGLEAEELTLEQCLDIIEKDPKSKGAKKTTKTTKKTATTKKSTAKTTKKSSSAKK from the coding sequence TTGAAGAATTTAGTCATCGTAGAGTCACCCGCAAAAGCAAAAACTATTTCAAAATTTTTAGGTAAAGATTTCGTTGTAATGGCGTCCATGGGACACGTTCGTGATCTTCCAAAATCAAAGCTGGGATTTGATCCTGCAGACAATTTTAAACCTCAATACCTTATTTCTACAGATAAACGAAAAGTCATTGCCGACCTTAAAAAACAAATATCTAAAGATACAACCATCTACCTCGCAGCCGATGAGGACAGAGAGGGAGAGGCCATCGCCTGGCACTTGATCCCTGCACTTAAAATTGAAAAAAATCCTCTTAAACGAATTGTGTTTCACGAAATTACAAAAGATGCCATTTTAGATGCGTTGAAACACCCAAGAGAAGTCAACCAAAATCTCGTTGACGCACAACAAGCACGACGTATTTTAGATCGAGCAGTGGGGTATGAACTCTCACCACTTTTATGGAAAAAGGTGAGATACGGTTTGAGTGCTGGACGAGTTCAAAGTGTGGCTGTACGAATCATAGTTGATCGAGAGAATGAAATCAGAGCCTTTGTTCCTGAAGAGTTTTGGAAAATCAAAAGTGATTTTAAAAACCCAGATTTTAAAGCCGAACTTGCAAAAGTGGATGGAAAAACTGTAAAAGTTTCTAATGAACAAGAAGCACGTGCCATTGAAGCCTCAGTTCATCAAGGTTCATTTGTTTTAGATAACATTGAAGAAAAAGAGAGCACACGAAACCCTGCGGCACCCTTTACCACGTCAACTTTACAACAAGAAGCAAGTCGAAAACTTGGGTATTCAGTAAAACAAACCATGATTATTGCGCAACAGCTTTATGAAGGAAATGTGGGGAATATTCCAAATCACACGGGTGGTTTGATTACGTATATGAGAACCGACTCATTGAACCTCTCTACAGTGGCAACCAGTGCTGCTAAAGAGGTGATTGAAACGCAGTATGGAAAAGAGTACAGCTTAAGCAAACCAAGAGTCTATAAAAGCAAAGCCAAAGGGGCACAAGAAGCGCACGAAGCGATTCGTCCCGTTAACATGGCTTTAAAACCATCAGAGATTAAAGCGTATGTGGATAACGCACAATTTCGACTCTATTCACTGATTTGGAAACGAACCATTGCCACACAAATGGCCACAGCAAAGATTGCCAATACTACCTATAAAATTGTTGCAGGAAAAGACAAAGAGTTGGAGTTTCAAGCAAAAGGGCAACGAATTGTATTTGCTGGGTTCATGAAAGCCTATACAGAGGGAAGCGACAATCCTGAAAGTGCATTGGACAGCAGTGAGAAAATCTTGCCAACCATTAAACAAGGTACGACTTTAGAGTTAGAAAACTTAGAGTGTGAGCAAAACTTCACCAAGCCTCCTTCACGATACACAGAAGCCAGTTTGGTTAAAAAGCTCGAATCTGAAGGAATAGGGCGACCATCAACGTATGCACCAACCATTTCAACGATTCAACAACGTGAATATGTAGTAAAAACAGAAGATAAAAAACTCGCACCCACACCCACAGGTGAGATTGTCAACAGCTTTTTAATGGATCATTTCCCTGAAATTGTGGATTTGGGATTTACTGCGAAAGTGGAAGAAGAGTTTGACGACATTGCTGAAGGAAAAATTGCTTGGGAACAAGTGATGCAAGCCTTTTATGGTGGATTTAAAAAGAGTATTGATGAGAAAGAGGAGAGCATTGACAGAAATGATTATGCTCAAATCAGAGAGATTGGGATTGACCCAAAATCAGGAAAACCTGTCAGTGCCAGAGTAGGTCGATTTGGTCCATTTGTACAAATTGGTACCAAAGATGATGAAGAGAAACCAAAATTTGTGGCCATTCCAGACCATCTGAACATGGACACCATTACATTGGATGAAGCGTTGTATCTCTTTACGCTTCCACGAGTGGTGGGACAAAATGAAGAGGGTGAAGATATTGTTGCCAATATTGGACGATTTGGTCCCTATTTACAAATCAAAACAAAATTCTATTCACTTAAAACAGATGACCCGTATACCATTGAGTTACCACGTGCGTTGGAGTTGATTAAAGAGCTCGATGAAGCCAAAGCCAAATCCACCATTAAAGTGTTTGAAAAAGAGAAAATTCAAGTGCTTATTGGACAGTATGGTCCTTACATCAAACAAGGAAGAAAAAACTATAAGATTCCTAAAGGGTTAGAAGCCGAAGAGTTAACTTTAGAGCAGTGTTTAGACATCATTGAAAAAGACCCTAAGAGTAAGGGTGCTAAAAAGACAACTAAAACAACTAAGAAAACAGCGACCACAAAAAAGAGCACCGCAAAAACTACCAAAAAAAGCAGCTCTGCAAAGAAATAA
- a CDS encoding UDP-N-acetylmuramate dehydrogenase, translated as MENFTKTIDFSRYSSIHIGPTQEVLVINEIGDYSQHQIIGRANNLLISSKPHNFAVLGDAFDYIKQENDKLYVGCATSSGKLLTYTKKHDIAHLEFLAKLPGNLGGLVKMNAGLKSFEVFNYIHSIKTKEGYIKKEDIEYSYRHTKIESIVYEVVFNIEKGFSKQRLDEFIKMRDNQPHTPSAGSCFKNPQGDFAGRLIEAVGLKGFEKGDMSFSNQHANFLVNNGKGTFEEALFLIQLAQQRVKEQFDIELETEITIF; from the coding sequence GTGGAAAACTTCACTAAAACGATTGACTTCTCTCGATACAGCTCCATACACATTGGACCAACGCAAGAGGTGTTGGTTATCAATGAAATTGGGGATTACAGTCAACACCAAATCATCGGACGAGCCAATAATCTTCTGATTTCCTCAAAACCCCATAACTTTGCAGTTTTAGGTGATGCGTTTGATTATATCAAGCAAGAGAACGACAAACTCTATGTAGGATGCGCCACAAGCAGTGGAAAACTTTTGACTTATACTAAAAAGCATGACATCGCGCATTTAGAGTTTTTAGCCAAATTGCCAGGCAATTTAGGTGGTTTAGTAAAAATGAATGCAGGACTTAAAAGTTTTGAAGTTTTTAACTACATTCATAGTATTAAAACCAAAGAGGGGTATATAAAAAAAGAGGATATTGAGTACTCCTACAGACACACTAAAATAGAGTCCATCGTATATGAAGTGGTCTTTAATATTGAAAAAGGCTTCAGCAAACAACGGCTTGATGAGTTTATTAAAATGAGAGATAATCAACCACATACCCCAAGTGCAGGAAGCTGTTTTAAAAACCCGCAAGGCGATTTCGCTGGACGACTCATTGAAGCTGTGGGTTTAAAAGGGTTTGAAAAAGGGGATATGAGTTTTTCAAATCAACATGCAAACTTTTTAGTCAACAATGGCAAAGGAACTTTTGAAGAGGCTCTGTTTTTAATCCAATTGGCACAACAAAGAGTCAAAGAGCAGTTTGATATTGAACTTGAAACCGAGATTACCATTTTTTAA
- a CDS encoding menaquinone biosynthesis family protein, with protein MKTISVAHSPDADDIFMYYAIKFGWVTPKDAVFQNIADDIETLNQATLKGEYDICAISFALYPFVKEDYALLKTAVSFGNGYGPKLIKKKGSKLKRNFKVALSGEFTTNALLFKIAYPDARITYMNFLEIEDAVLNGDVDAGVLIHESILTYNEALEVEKEIWDIWQELAGTELPLPLGGMCLRRSLPLHAAIDYEQTLIKAVKVANSNKHLLSKMLIDQGLIRVDAPTLDKYLDLYANDDSIELSELQYDALDKLYELGYKHGFYETLIKSRDFLIPTQYEEFRAQ; from the coding sequence TTGAAGACAATCAGTGTAGCACACTCACCCGATGCCGATGACATTTTTATGTATTATGCCATTAAATTTGGCTGGGTTACTCCAAAAGATGCGGTATTTCAAAATATTGCAGACGATATTGAAACCCTCAATCAAGCAACACTTAAAGGGGAGTATGACATTTGTGCCATCTCTTTTGCTCTGTATCCTTTTGTAAAAGAGGATTATGCCCTTTTAAAAACAGCTGTGAGTTTTGGAAATGGGTATGGACCTAAATTGATTAAGAAAAAGGGAAGCAAACTCAAACGAAACTTCAAAGTGGCATTAAGTGGAGAGTTTACCACCAACGCACTGTTGTTTAAAATAGCCTATCCTGATGCACGAATTACATACATGAACTTCTTAGAGATTGAAGATGCGGTTTTAAATGGGGATGTTGATGCAGGTGTACTGATTCATGAATCGATTCTGACGTATAATGAAGCATTGGAAGTGGAAAAAGAGATTTGGGATATTTGGCAAGAGCTTGCTGGAACAGAGTTACCACTGCCATTGGGTGGGATGTGTCTGCGACGTTCATTACCACTGCATGCAGCCATTGATTATGAACAAACTTTGATCAAAGCCGTGAAAGTTGCCAACAGCAATAAACATCTGCTTTCAAAAATGCTCATTGATCAAGGGTTGATTCGTGTGGATGCACCTACGCTGGATAAATACCTTGATTTGTATGCCAATGATGACTCGATTGAGTTAAGTGAACTGCAATACGATGCACTTGATAAACTCTATGAGTTGGGATATAAACATGGTTTTTATGAAACTTTGATCAAATCGCGGGATTTTTTAATCCCTACACAGTATGAAGAGTTTCGAGCACAATAG
- a CDS encoding glucosaminidase domain-containing protein produces MKNQESLFSSNIKKSYMAYVVGFILIAGMFIVINKQYEVSSKPKEVKKVKVKPVEIKNLTVSQKKQRFLEQVVPPLQEVYEEEWHLFYSTQELIKKNPDDEELLSLQEQYNAQDNDELLMALKPHPRSVTLAQAAMESAWGQSRFFKEANNLFGVWSFNKDEPRIAAGEQRGEKTIWLKKYDTIKDAIKDYYLMISRSWAFKEFRELNYQTEFQNPYLLVEKLHRYSEKKELYGKELASMINYNKFVHFDEVHYDRPKKIKKAVVVKKEQEADLDKKVHEQEKLQNIPVEDTNEVNKEI; encoded by the coding sequence ATGAAAAATCAAGAATCACTATTCAGTTCGAACATTAAAAAAAGCTATATGGCTTACGTTGTTGGTTTTATACTGATTGCGGGCATGTTTATCGTTATTAATAAACAGTATGAAGTCTCATCAAAACCCAAAGAGGTTAAAAAAGTAAAAGTCAAACCTGTTGAGATAAAAAATTTAACCGTCTCACAAAAAAAACAGCGTTTCTTAGAACAAGTGGTGCCTCCACTTCAAGAGGTCTATGAGGAAGAGTGGCATTTGTTTTATTCTACTCAAGAGTTGATCAAAAAAAATCCAGATGATGAAGAGCTTTTATCCCTTCAAGAACAGTACAATGCTCAAGATAATGACGAGCTTCTAATGGCATTGAAACCGCACCCACGTTCTGTTACACTCGCACAAGCTGCTATGGAGAGTGCATGGGGACAATCGCGCTTTTTTAAAGAGGCCAATAACCTTTTTGGCGTGTGGTCATTTAATAAAGATGAACCACGGATTGCAGCAGGAGAGCAACGTGGGGAGAAAACCATTTGGCTTAAAAAGTATGACACCATCAAAGATGCGATTAAAGATTACTATTTAATGATATCTCGAAGTTGGGCGTTTAAAGAGTTTCGAGAATTAAACTATCAAACAGAGTTCCAAAACCCTTATTTGCTTGTAGAGAAACTGCACCGTTACTCTGAGAAAAAAGAGTTGTATGGAAAAGAGTTGGCTTCGATGATCAATTACAATAAGTTTGTACACTTTGATGAAGTCCATTATGACCGACCTAAAAAGATTAAAAAAGCCGTAGTGGTTAAAAAAGAACAAGAAGCAGATTTAGATAAAAAAGTACATGAACAAGAGAAATTGCAAAATATTCCTGTTGAAGATACCAATGAAGTAAACAAAGAGATATAA